A genomic region of Azospirillum sp. TSH58 contains the following coding sequences:
- a CDS encoding thiamine pyrophosphate-dependent dehydrogenase E1 component subunit alpha: MALPSSPSDAAAPDAERLLGLYATMQRIRVFETLADEAHKAGQVAGYIHLSIGQEAIAAAVGANLREDDVLTSTHRGHGHTIAKGADPLAMFRELCGRAGGTCGGKGGSMHIADFSVGMLGANGVVAAGLPIAVGAAHAIALKGEDRIAVCFFGDGATNRGPFLEALNWAAAFRLPVLFVCEDNGYGATTRTGSVSAGGGPGVRAESLGIPVTVVDGNDLAAVDAAAAALVRIVRGGGGPQFLHARTYRFRGHTSSDPAAYRDPAEVQAQLDTNDPIRRAAATLAGLGVTPDALERVERHERETLAAALAAALDSPWPDLRTAFTDVQDIGAPQ; this comes from the coding sequence ATGGCTCTACCGAGTTCGCCCTCGGACGCCGCTGCACCCGATGCAGAGCGGCTCCTGGGGCTGTACGCCACGATGCAGCGGATTCGCGTCTTCGAAACGCTGGCCGACGAGGCCCACAAAGCCGGGCAGGTGGCGGGTTACATCCATCTGTCCATCGGGCAGGAGGCCATCGCCGCCGCGGTCGGGGCGAACCTGCGCGAGGACGACGTGCTGACCAGCACGCACCGCGGCCACGGCCACACCATCGCCAAGGGCGCCGACCCGCTGGCCATGTTCCGCGAGCTGTGCGGACGCGCGGGCGGCACCTGCGGCGGCAAGGGTGGGTCGATGCACATCGCCGACTTCTCGGTCGGCATGCTGGGCGCCAACGGCGTCGTGGCCGCCGGCCTGCCCATCGCGGTCGGCGCCGCCCACGCCATCGCGCTGAAGGGCGAGGACCGGATCGCCGTCTGCTTCTTCGGCGACGGCGCCACCAACCGCGGCCCCTTCCTGGAGGCGTTGAACTGGGCCGCCGCCTTCCGGCTGCCGGTGCTGTTCGTCTGCGAGGACAACGGCTATGGCGCCACCACCCGCACCGGCAGCGTGTCGGCGGGTGGCGGCCCCGGCGTTCGGGCGGAAAGCCTGGGCATCCCGGTCACCGTGGTGGACGGCAACGACCTGGCGGCGGTGGACGCGGCGGCGGCAGCCCTCGTCCGCATCGTGCGCGGCGGCGGCGGGCCGCAGTTCCTGCACGCCCGCACCTACCGTTTCCGCGGCCACACCTCCAGCGACCCGGCGGCCTACCGCGACCCGGCGGAGGTGCAGGCGCAGCTCGACACCAACGACCCGATCCGCCGCGCCGCCGCCACGCTGGCCGGACTCGGCGTGACGCCGGACGCGCTGGAGCGTGTCGAGCGCCACGAGCGCGAGACGCTGGCCGCCGCCCTCGCCGCGGCCCTGGACAGCCCCTGGCCGGACCTCCGCACCGCCTTCACCGACGTACAGGACATCGGAGCGCCGCAATGA
- a CDS encoding helix-turn-helix domain-containing protein, protein MSAANDDYAPSTPDSAIPAALGRNLRRLRTRQGLSLERLARLSGVSRAMLGQIELGRSAPTITVLWKIARALDVTLTALTRLDGRGDVLLMREDQARSFVSPDGLVRSRSLAPPGEGRGADFLEIRLRPGGCETGGGVSSGASINLVVAEGAVELCVGKGSHRLAAGDAVLFEAERTYQCRNADDVDARLFLVLSHGEG, encoded by the coding sequence GTGAGCGCCGCGAACGACGACTACGCCCCCAGCACGCCGGACTCGGCGATTCCCGCCGCTCTTGGCCGCAATCTGAGACGGTTGCGCACCCGCCAGGGGCTGTCTCTGGAGCGGTTGGCCCGACTGTCCGGCGTCAGCCGGGCGATGCTGGGACAGATCGAGCTGGGACGGAGCGCCCCTACCATCACCGTGCTGTGGAAGATCGCCCGCGCCCTGGACGTGACGTTGACGGCGCTGACCCGGCTGGACGGGCGGGGCGATGTGCTTCTGATGCGGGAGGATCAGGCGCGCAGCTTCGTCTCGCCGGACGGGCTGGTGCGGTCGCGGTCCCTCGCGCCGCCGGGGGAGGGGCGGGGGGCCGACTTCCTCGAAATCCGCCTGCGGCCGGGGGGCTGTGAGACCGGCGGCGGCGTCTCCTCCGGCGCCAGCATCAATCTGGTGGTGGCGGAGGGGGCCGTGGAGCTGTGCGTCGGCAAGGGATCGCACCGTCTCGCGGCCGGCGACGCCGTCCTGTTCGAGGCGGAACGGACCTACCAGTGCCGCAACGCCGACGATGTGGACGCCCGGCTGTTTCTGGTCCTCTCGCACGGAGAAGGCTGA
- a CDS encoding family 2A encapsulin nanocompartment shell protein — MSEDTELRRTLNEQAARQLANATKTRAQWSGITPRWLVSFLPWTPVEAGIYRLNRVVDPQGQVRTEVECSPRNDADLPETFVPYDENPREYSLNAVTTVLDVQTRVSDLYSHPIDQIQEQLRLLIEKVKERQESELINNAEYGLLTNAAPGQRIKTRKGQPTPDDLDELIAKVWKEPAFFLAHPRAIAAFGRECTRRGVPPPTVTLHGSPFLTWRGLPLIPSDKLHVTPEGRTSILLLRTGEAKQGVIGLFQPGVPGEVAPSLSVRFMGINRKAIASYLISLYCSAAILTEDAIGVLEDVHVGNYYDYA; from the coding sequence ATGTCCGAAGACACCGAGCTGCGCCGAACATTGAACGAGCAGGCGGCCCGCCAGCTTGCCAACGCCACGAAGACACGGGCGCAGTGGTCGGGCATAACGCCGCGCTGGCTGGTGTCCTTCCTGCCCTGGACCCCGGTGGAGGCCGGCATCTACCGCCTGAACCGGGTCGTCGATCCCCAGGGGCAGGTGCGGACCGAGGTGGAGTGCAGCCCGCGCAACGACGCCGACCTGCCGGAGACCTTCGTCCCCTATGACGAGAACCCGCGGGAATATTCGCTGAACGCGGTCACCACCGTTCTCGACGTGCAGACCCGCGTCTCCGACCTCTACAGCCATCCGATCGACCAGATCCAGGAGCAGCTCCGCCTGCTGATCGAGAAGGTGAAGGAGCGCCAGGAGAGCGAGCTGATCAACAACGCCGAATACGGCCTGCTGACCAACGCCGCCCCCGGCCAGCGCATCAAGACGCGCAAGGGCCAGCCCACCCCCGACGACCTGGACGAGCTGATCGCCAAGGTGTGGAAGGAGCCCGCCTTCTTCCTGGCCCACCCGCGCGCCATCGCCGCCTTCGGGCGCGAATGCACCCGCCGCGGCGTCCCGCCGCCCACGGTCACCCTGCACGGCTCGCCCTTCCTGACCTGGCGCGGCCTGCCGCTGATCCCCAGCGACAAGCTGCACGTCACGCCCGAAGGCCGCACCAGCATCCTCCTGCTGCGCACCGGCGAGGCGAAGCAGGGCGTGATCGGCCTGTTCCAGCCCGGTGTCCCCGGCGAGGTGGCGCCCAGCCTGTCGGTCCGCTTCATGGGGATCAACCGCAAGGCCATCGCCTCGTACCTGATCTCGCTCTACTGCTCGGCCGCGATCCTGACC